GGGGACAGTTCGACAGACTTTGCGTCGTATGTAAATTGGAAATAGAAGGCGCCAGCCACGCCTTTGAGTGCGACCGGATGCTCGAAGCTCGTATCGAGTTCGAATCGCTGCTCGCTGCACATGCGGGTCACCAGTTCAAAAACATCGCGGGCACCAAGTCCGGGGAACGCAGTAAACAGGCTGACTGCCCGTCGGCTCAATGGCAGGCCGTGGTTGAGCTCGCGCTGAACGGCTTGTAGCAACCGAAACCCCAGTACGACCCCGCCCACTGCGTCGTAACCGTGGAAGTCGAAGCAGTCCTGGATGTGGAATGTGACTGAGCGACCTTCGTCGATGACGGTGATTTCAGGGTCAACCCACTGGTTGATGGAAAGAAGTTGGCTCATGATGTTAATGCGAATGATAGTAGTTATCAGCATCATATCTGATAACTGAAATATGAATCGAGCATCTGGCCACCAACGCCTGATCCAGATCAATCTGCTTGCTTCTTTTGTGTACCAAGTCCAGACAGCAGGTGCGGGAAATGCCAGAACCAGATGTCCCAGACCGAGCAGACTGTGCGTTCGGACGGGTTTGCGTGTGAAGAATCGTGCCAGTCTGAGGAATCGACCTGAGGTTGGGAGTGTTGTACTGCTGCTGAGTGAGGGACGTCCAATACATGCGGGGAAGATAGCCTGCTTATATGTACTATAAGTAGCACAATAAATACGATGAAATTACGCTCATCTGCTTGTATGGTAGGTACACTACGAGAAAGTCCACGAGCTGTGCACGGGTTGTTCCGACGCAGTCGGGATGCGGTTGCCAACGCATATTCAAAGGATGTATCAAGGTTATGAGTCAGACACTTTTTCAGAAGATCTGGTCACCGCATATCATCGTGCCCAGAGAGCAGGGGCCCTCATTGCTGTACATTGATCGGCACATCGTGCACGAAGGCTCCTTTCACGCCTTTAACCAGTTGCGGGCCCGGAGCCTGAAACTGCGTCATCCTTCCCAGGTGTTTGGTGTGCCCGATCACTACGTTCCGACGAATGGGCGGCGTGCTCAGGATGCGGCAACACCCGAGATTGCACGGATGATCACTCAGTTCGACAGCAACATGAAATGGGGCGATGTGCCGCATTTCAATCTGGCAGACAAGCGGCAGGGAATTGTGCATGTGGTGGGACCAGAACAAGGACTGACGCTACCCGGTATGACGGTGGTCTGTAGCGATAGTCATACATCGACGCATGGTGCGCTTGGTGCGATTGCATTTGGAATCGGGCAATCCGAGAGCATGCACGTGATGGCCACGCAAACACTGTGGCAGAGCCAGCCGCGCGTTATGCGAGTTCGCGTCGAAGGAGCATTGCACCCCGGAGTTTCAGCCAAGGACATCATCCTGGCCATCATCGCCAGAATCGGTGCTTCCGGCGCAGTGGGACATGCGATAGAGTATGCAGGATCAGCCATTACCTCACTGGATATGGATGGACGTCTGACCGTCTGCAACATGTCCATTGAAGCAGGTGCAAGGCTGGGTTCGATTGCACCAGACGATACCGTTTTCGAGTATCTCGCAGGCAGGCCGCAGGCCCCGAAGGGTGTGGACTGGGATCGAGGCCTGAAATACTGGCGCACCTTGCGTTCGGATGATGATGCGCAGTTTGATCGTGAGGTTGTGCTGGATGCCAGCGAGATCAAGCCGATGGTGACCTGGGGAACCAGTCCTGATGCGGGTTGTGCCATCGATGGTGTCGTGCCGGATCCAGATCTGCTCAAAGATGCG
This sequence is a window from Orrella marina. Protein-coding genes within it:
- the leuC gene encoding 3-isopropylmalate dehydratase large subunit, yielding MSQTLFQKIWSPHIIVPREQGPSLLYIDRHIVHEGSFHAFNQLRARSLKLRHPSQVFGVPDHYVPTNGRRAQDAATPEIARMITQFDSNMKWGDVPHFNLADKRQGIVHVVGPEQGLTLPGMTVVCSDSHTSTHGALGAIAFGIGQSESMHVMATQTLWQSQPRVMRVRVEGALHPGVSAKDIILAIIARIGASGAVGHAIEYAGSAITSLDMDGRLTVCNMSIEAGARLGSIAPDDTVFEYLAGRPQAPKGVDWDRGLKYWRTLRSDDDAQFDREVVLDASEIKPMVTWGTSPDAGCAIDGVVPDPDLLKDAQSRDGARQALEYMGLQPGMRIADINIDRVFIGSCTNSRLSDLKEAAKILEGRKVSVPGMVVPGSGLVKEQAEALGLDKVFVQAGLEWRSPGCSMCAAMNGDIGQPGERIASTSNRNFVGRQGPGARTHLMSPAMAAAAAVTGKLTDVRTLTGAN